The Cohaesibacter gelatinilyticus genome contains a region encoding:
- a CDS encoding SDR family NAD(P)-dependent oxidoreductase: protein MTVQLPLIIIAGYSCGLGEAIATYYGNNDYRVVGLSRTPHQRPSKLEDKADFVHICVDLNDEETTQQTFAKIFREHGAPTVLVHNVAKLLISPFAEIDHKSFVDAWRTSCLSAFHCAQACLPVMEQNGGTIIFTGATASVRGSSKFAAFASAKFALRGLAQALAREYSAKNIHVVHALIDGLIWGPQSIARFNPVQDTCLHPDDIADAYFHLSKQPRSAWTHEIDLRPASEVF, encoded by the coding sequence ATGACAGTGCAACTTCCCTTGATTATCATTGCAGGATATAGCTGCGGGCTTGGAGAGGCCATTGCCACATATTATGGCAACAATGACTATCGGGTAGTGGGTCTCTCCAGGACGCCACATCAACGCCCTTCGAAACTAGAAGACAAGGCAGATTTTGTTCATATCTGTGTTGATTTGAACGATGAAGAAACTACGCAACAAACCTTCGCAAAAATTTTTAGAGAACATGGTGCCCCAACGGTACTCGTTCATAATGTCGCTAAACTGTTGATTTCACCCTTTGCGGAGATTGACCACAAAAGCTTTGTTGATGCCTGGCGTACAAGTTGCCTGAGTGCTTTTCATTGTGCTCAAGCCTGCTTGCCGGTCATGGAGCAGAATGGCGGCACTATTATATTCACTGGGGCTACGGCTTCTGTGCGTGGCAGCAGCAAGTTTGCTGCCTTTGCTTCTGCCAAATTTGCCCTTCGCGGCCTTGCTCAGGCACTTGCCAGAGAATATAGCGCCAAAAACATTCATGTGGTGCACGCCCTTATTGATGGTCTGATCTGGGGTCCACAAAGTATAGCGCGGTTCAATCCTGTCCAAGACACCTGTCTGCACCCTGACGATATTGCTGACGCCTATTTCCATCTGTCCAAGCAGCCCCGCTCCGCATGGACCCATGAGATTGATCTGCGTCCGGCCAGCGAAGTGTTTTAA
- a CDS encoding class I SAM-dependent methyltransferase, translated as MATNRRGGRPQKPGSKRDGGKPAGGRGPARAAKPHANRSSDRSSDKREFTPGRIARQGGRKDAPAKPFKEQEAREPFVLPPRPQGPVPKRAPFQLMVTEPWDHYALIDMGHGRKLERYGPYHLIRPEPQAMGSPRLATDVWDGADAIFSGDLEEEGPGRWKYPTPLAETWPTHWDDIGFHGRFTAFRHVGFFPEQAAHWAWMENQLKKAYLGRPPKVLNLFGYSGVASLVAARAGAEVTHVDASKKAVAYGKENQLLAGLEGKPIRWIVDDAMKFVQREIRRGNQYDGILLDPPKFGRGPKGEVWQLFEMLPEMLDACRQILSPQAQFFTLTAYAMRASFAAFDELMIEVMTGQGGVVETGELMIACENNERRLATSIFSRWRPLEQSDEKNELQSDNRDEQGD; from the coding sequence ATGGCGACAAACAGACGTGGGGGACGCCCCCAAAAGCCAGGATCAAAGCGAGATGGTGGCAAACCAGCGGGCGGTCGTGGCCCAGCAAGGGCAGCAAAACCTCACGCTAACCGTTCTTCAGATCGCAGCTCTGACAAGCGCGAATTTACGCCCGGACGTATCGCCAGGCAGGGTGGTCGCAAAGATGCGCCTGCCAAGCCATTCAAAGAGCAGGAGGCGCGTGAACCATTTGTTCTGCCGCCCCGTCCGCAAGGTCCTGTACCAAAGAGAGCCCCTTTCCAATTGATGGTAACCGAACCATGGGACCATTATGCCTTGATCGATATGGGCCATGGTAGAAAGCTTGAACGCTACGGCCCTTATCATCTGATCCGTCCGGAACCCCAGGCCATGGGAAGTCCGCGTCTGGCGACGGATGTCTGGGACGGAGCTGATGCAATCTTTTCGGGTGATCTGGAAGAAGAAGGGCCGGGTCGTTGGAAATACCCCACACCGCTTGCCGAGACCTGGCCAACCCATTGGGATGATATCGGTTTTCATGGCCGTTTCACGGCCTTCCGGCATGTAGGCTTTTTCCCCGAGCAAGCCGCCCATTGGGCATGGATGGAAAATCAGCTGAAGAAAGCTTATCTCGGGCGTCCGCCAAAGGTTCTGAACTTGTTCGGCTATTCAGGTGTTGCCTCCTTGGTGGCAGCGCGCGCAGGTGCGGAAGTCACCCATGTCGATGCCTCCAAGAAAGCTGTTGCCTATGGTAAGGAAAACCAGCTTCTGGCCGGATTGGAAGGAAAGCCGATCCGCTGGATTGTGGATGACGCCATGAAGTTTGTTCAGCGCGAGATCCGCCGCGGCAATCAATATGATGGCATCCTGCTTGATCCCCCCAAATTTGGTCGTGGCCCCAAGGGCGAAGTCTGGCAGCTTTTTGAAATGCTGCCGGAAATGCTGGATGCTTGCCGTCAGATCCTCTCACCTCAGGCACAATTTTTCACGCTCACGGCCTATGCGATGCGGGCATCTTTTGCTGCTTTCGATGAATTGATGATCGAGGTCATGACCGGGCAGGGTGGTGTTGTTGAGACCGGCGAGCTGATGATTGCTTGTGAGAATAATGAGCGTCGTTTGGCTACTTCCATTTTCTCCCGTTGGAGACCTCTGGAGCAGAGCGACGAAAAAAATGAGTTGCAGAGCGACAATAGAGACGAGCAGGGAGACTAA
- a CDS encoding DM13 domain-containing protein codes for MKKLVTLLISHGVALFIGFAAGIYVLPILIEPEGPTNEAVQAVAEKARYKVQIKEGLKGSDFLHWGKGEFSISSDTISLMGEVSPGPDYKLYLTPEFVEDEAQFLAIKEKSMRVGDIKTFENFIVNLPDNIDVEAYGSVVVWCERFGEFITAAQYKDATN; via the coding sequence ATGAAGAAATTGGTTACACTTCTCATCAGCCATGGCGTGGCGCTATTCATCGGTTTTGCGGCGGGTATCTATGTCTTACCGATTTTGATTGAGCCGGAAGGTCCAACCAACGAAGCCGTGCAGGCAGTTGCGGAAAAGGCCCGGTATAAAGTTCAGATCAAAGAAGGGCTGAAGGGCAGCGATTTCCTTCACTGGGGAAAAGGCGAATTCTCAATCTCGTCTGATACAATATCCTTGATGGGCGAGGTGTCCCCCGGCCCGGATTATAAACTGTATCTAACACCCGAATTCGTCGAGGACGAAGCGCAATTTCTTGCCATCAAAGAGAAATCCATGCGTGTTGGTGATATCAAGACTTTTGAGAACTTCATCGTCAACTTGCCCGACAATATTGATGTCGAGGCTTATGGCAGTGTCGTTGTATGGTGCGAACGCTTTGGTGAGTTTATTACCGCTGCGCAATATAAAGATGCAACAAATTAA
- a CDS encoding TrmH family RNA methyltransferase: MATEDRAHRKGLIKEITAVSNQHIKDIRALERRRIRNQTGLFMAEGLQLVAFAVEAGWEVETLVYAKNIKTQPLVQQVAAKVHARGGLILEVSEQVLSKLTHRDNPQHVIGVFKQRYGELRQLSQIDGDMVVALEGIKDPGNLGTTIRTADAVGASAILLIGETTDPFSLEAVRATMGSVFHLDIYKCTREEFLSWRKSWPGDIVGTHLKGAVDYRKVSPKEPLMVMMGNEQSGLPDNMAESCNHLVKIPMAGKAESLNLAVSVGITLFRLRESKLGL, from the coding sequence ATGGCAACCGAAGACCGTGCCCATCGAAAAGGCCTCATCAAGGAAATCACTGCTGTCTCCAACCAGCATATCAAGGATATTCGTGCGTTGGAGCGTCGCCGCATTCGCAACCAGACCGGCCTTTTCATGGCCGAGGGCTTGCAGCTTGTTGCCTTCGCTGTCGAGGCTGGCTGGGAAGTGGAAACTCTGGTCTATGCCAAGAATATCAAGACCCAACCTTTGGTGCAGCAAGTGGCGGCCAAGGTTCATGCGCGTGGTGGCCTGATCCTGGAAGTCTCCGAGCAGGTCCTGTCCAAGCTTACCCATCGCGACAATCCGCAGCATGTGATTGGTGTCTTCAAACAGCGCTATGGTGAGTTGCGTCAGCTCAGCCAGATTGACGGCGATATGGTTGTTGCTCTGGAAGGTATCAAGGATCCGGGAAATCTTGGCACGACCATCCGCACCGCAGATGCGGTTGGAGCCAGCGCTATTCTCTTGATTGGCGAGACAACGGATCCCTTCTCGCTGGAAGCCGTACGCGCCACAATGGGCTCTGTCTTCCATTTGGACATCTATAAATGCACCCGGGAAGAATTCCTGTCCTGGCGCAAGAGTTGGCCGGGCGATATCGTCGGAACACACCTTAAGGGCGCTGTAGATTATCGCAAAGTCAGCCCCAAAGAGCCGCTCATGGTCATGATGGGCAACGAACAGTCTGGCTTGCCTGACAATATGGCGGAAAGCTGCAATCATCTCGTCAAAATCCCCATGGCGGGCAAGGCCGAGAGCTTGAACCTGGCCGTCTCAGTCGGTATCACGCTCTTCCGCTTACGAGAATCAAAGCTGGGGCTTTAG
- a CDS encoding methyl-accepting chemotaxis protein: protein MMKKLPITTKMVAVSSAALATVLAVGIAGIGWQAQGITHDLSVNEVEAVAETQVAQVRLSLEEGLVASRGMAFAFDGLKRSGSTDRLAWTNVIEDTMAKNSNLSGTWGVILNDALDGKDKDFANTDMHDETGEWRPYHYRNADGSFGARPTGPVTNPEKPADWFNGPYKSGKDYMTEPYTWEMAGNMVVGVSIGTPIRDGSKTIGVAGIDLTLTELSKRLAEVKPLGTGSVHLISQGGKWVAHPDGSLLGKEWKEGRSEQDLVFASQVMDAIKNGRSFSYHGYSKSLGTDVLRLIKPAKIGDTGASMALVVNVPIDTLDAASWQLVTTVALVGLVLMIAVGLALFIVGQHMIRKPLETTIGSIKHLVNRNYEAPISYTDRSDEIGEINKALEVFREKARQAEELTVGQEQEQRERLQRAEQIRGLTVDFEQQITALLDMVGNSVNDLNQTSTVLTKGADSTAHQSNAVAAASEEASSNVETVASAAEELFASVNEIDRQVEQSNQIAANAVTQARQTNDKIEGLSSAASRIGEVVKLITDIAEQTNLLALNATIEAARAGEAGKGFAVVAAEVKELANQTSKATDEISQQINAVQSETDGAVSAIHTIADTIEQMNQIAASISTSVQEQGHATQEIARNIQEASAGTQEVSSNIAGVSTAAAETGEAARMVSTSASDLQNEAGRLREGVQTFLGKVQEVA, encoded by the coding sequence ATGATGAAAAAATTGCCAATAACAACAAAAATGGTTGCTGTAAGCTCAGCTGCTTTGGCCACCGTCCTTGCTGTGGGTATTGCCGGAATCGGATGGCAAGCTCAGGGCATCACTCACGACCTTTCAGTGAATGAAGTGGAAGCAGTAGCCGAGACGCAGGTTGCCCAGGTGCGATTGAGCCTGGAAGAGGGGCTGGTAGCTTCTCGTGGCATGGCCTTTGCCTTTGATGGTTTGAAACGCAGCGGATCTACGGATCGTCTTGCCTGGACCAACGTTATCGAAGACACGATGGCCAAGAATTCCAATCTCAGTGGTACATGGGGTGTTATCCTCAATGATGCGCTGGATGGAAAGGACAAGGATTTTGCCAACACCGATATGCATGATGAGACCGGTGAGTGGCGTCCCTATCATTATCGGAATGCCGATGGTTCTTTTGGTGCTCGCCCAACCGGTCCTGTAACCAATCCCGAAAAACCAGCAGATTGGTTCAATGGGCCTTACAAGTCCGGCAAAGATTACATGACCGAACCCTACACTTGGGAAATGGCCGGAAATATGGTTGTCGGTGTCTCCATTGGCACTCCCATTCGTGATGGATCCAAGACTATTGGTGTTGCAGGTATTGATCTGACCTTGACAGAGCTATCCAAACGCCTTGCCGAGGTGAAGCCATTGGGCACTGGTTCTGTTCATCTGATCTCTCAGGGCGGGAAATGGGTTGCGCATCCTGATGGCAGTCTTTTGGGCAAAGAATGGAAAGAAGGTCGATCCGAGCAAGATTTGGTGTTTGCCAGCCAGGTCATGGATGCGATCAAGAACGGTCGCAGTTTTTCCTATCATGGGTATTCGAAGAGCCTGGGTACAGATGTTCTGCGATTGATCAAGCCAGCGAAAATTGGCGATACTGGTGCGTCCATGGCATTGGTGGTCAATGTTCCGATTGATACCCTTGATGCAGCCAGTTGGCAGCTTGTTACCACAGTAGCGCTCGTTGGCCTGGTGTTGATGATTGCGGTTGGTCTGGCGCTTTTCATTGTTGGTCAACATATGATCAGGAAGCCGCTGGAAACCACCATCGGTTCAATCAAGCATCTGGTAAACAGGAATTATGAAGCACCAATTTCCTATACCGATCGCAGTGATGAAATCGGCGAGATCAACAAAGCGCTGGAAGTTTTCCGCGAAAAGGCGCGTCAGGCCGAGGAACTGACTGTCGGTCAGGAGCAGGAACAGCGTGAGCGTTTGCAGCGCGCTGAGCAGATCAGAGGTTTGACAGTAGATTTTGAACAGCAGATTACAGCATTGTTGGATATGGTCGGCAATTCAGTCAATGATCTGAATCAGACATCGACTGTATTGACCAAGGGCGCCGACAGCACTGCCCACCAATCCAATGCCGTGGCCGCTGCGTCTGAAGAAGCGTCTTCCAATGTGGAAACAGTGGCTTCCGCCGCTGAAGAATTGTTTGCCTCGGTCAATGAAATTGATCGTCAGGTTGAACAGTCCAATCAGATTGCAGCCAATGCGGTGACCCAAGCTCGCCAGACCAACGACAAGATTGAAGGACTGTCTTCTGCTGCGAGCCGTATTGGTGAAGTGGTCAAATTGATCACGGATATTGCAGAGCAAACCAATCTGTTGGCATTGAATGCCACTATCGAAGCGGCGCGTGCGGGCGAAGCGGGCAAGGGTTTTGCTGTTGTGGCAGCAGAGGTGAAGGAATTGGCCAACCAGACGTCCAAGGCAACCGATGAGATCTCTCAGCAGATTAATGCGGTTCAATCTGAGACTGATGGTGCCGTATCAGCAATTCATACCATCGCCGACACAATTGAGCAGATGAACCAGATTGCAGCATCCATTTCCACCTCGGTGCAGGAGCAAGGTCACGCAACGCAGGAAATTGCACGCAATATTCAGGAAGCATCTGCTGGAACGCAGGAAGTCTCTTCCAATATTGCAGGCGTCTCCACTGCTGCCGCTGAAACCGGGGAGGCGGCTCGTATGGTCAGTACATCCGCTTCTGATCTGCAAAATGAAGCTGGTCGTCTTCGTGAAGGCGTACAAACTTTCCTGGGTAAAGTTCAGGAAGTGGCTTGA
- the iolD gene encoding 3D-(3,5/4)-trihydroxycyclohexane-1,2-dione acylhydrolase (decyclizing): protein MTTIRLTAAQALVRYLENQMNADGERFIEGVWAIFGHGNVAGIGEALHAAKDHLPTYRGHNEQTMAHAAIAYAKQSKRKRAMAVTSSIGPGATNMVTAAALAHVNRLPVLLIPGDVFANRGPDPVLQQIEVFGDGTISANDCFKPVSSYFDRISRPEHLLTALPRAFRTMTDPAECGPVTLAFCQDVQAEAYDYPLSFFEPKKWTTRRPAPDAGELADAIAAISAAQNPVIVAGGGVHYSDACEELKAFAHRFNIPVVETQAGKSALPWNDAMAFGPVGVTGSASANQICEEADLVIGLGTRFQDFTTGSWALFSKMQKILAINVQAYDSHKHNAQSLVADAKVALAALCDGLTDYKASERSQQIRTDWYASVDAVTKAPDGSNDVPTDMQVIGAVQRAADETSVVMCAAGTMPGELHKLWKSYNPGSYHMEYGFSCMGYEIAGAMGIKMAQPERDVICFTGDGTYMMANSELATAVMMGINFTIVVTDNRGYGCINRLQMGCGGAEFNNLLDHTIHENPSAINFAQHAASMGAKSVHVSSINELEEELASRKEPGVKVIVIDTDPYPSTEAGGYWWDVAVPEVSEREEVQQARAAYLHSLASRN, encoded by the coding sequence ATGACAACTATTCGATTGACGGCAGCGCAGGCCTTGGTTCGTTATCTGGAAAATCAGATGAATGCGGATGGTGAACGTTTCATCGAAGGTGTATGGGCCATATTTGGTCACGGCAATGTGGCAGGGATCGGGGAAGCCTTGCATGCAGCAAAAGATCACTTGCCGACTTATCGCGGCCACAACGAGCAAACCATGGCACATGCCGCAATTGCCTATGCTAAGCAATCAAAACGCAAGCGTGCGATGGCAGTGACATCTTCAATCGGTCCAGGTGCCACCAATATGGTAACGGCTGCAGCTCTTGCTCATGTCAATCGTCTTCCGGTTCTTCTGATCCCGGGTGATGTGTTTGCCAATCGAGGGCCGGATCCGGTTTTGCAGCAGATCGAGGTCTTTGGTGATGGTACAATTTCTGCCAATGATTGTTTCAAGCCAGTCAGCAGCTATTTTGACCGTATTTCCCGCCCAGAACATTTGCTAACGGCTCTGCCACGTGCATTCCGTACCATGACGGATCCTGCTGAATGTGGTCCCGTGACCCTTGCATTCTGTCAGGATGTTCAAGCGGAGGCCTACGATTATCCGCTTAGTTTCTTCGAACCAAAGAAATGGACTACCCGCCGCCCGGCACCGGATGCCGGCGAGTTGGCCGATGCGATTGCTGCCATTTCCGCAGCCCAGAATCCGGTTATCGTTGCTGGTGGCGGTGTTCATTATTCCGACGCCTGTGAAGAGCTGAAAGCCTTTGCACATCGCTTCAATATTCCGGTTGTCGAAACTCAGGCAGGCAAATCGGCTCTTCCTTGGAACGATGCAATGGCCTTTGGCCCGGTTGGTGTTACCGGATCTGCCTCTGCCAACCAGATCTGTGAAGAAGCCGATCTTGTTATTGGTCTCGGTACCCGCTTTCAGGATTTCACCACAGGGTCTTGGGCTCTCTTCTCCAAGATGCAGAAAATCCTGGCGATCAATGTGCAGGCTTATGACAGCCATAAGCATAATGCCCAGTCTCTGGTTGCTGATGCGAAAGTCGCTCTGGCAGCTCTGTGTGATGGATTGACTGATTATAAAGCATCCGAGCGTAGCCAGCAGATCCGTACCGACTGGTATGCATCTGTAGATGCAGTGACCAAAGCACCGGATGGCAGTAATGACGTTCCGACCGACATGCAGGTGATCGGTGCTGTCCAGCGTGCAGCTGATGAGACTTCGGTCGTTATGTGTGCTGCTGGTACAATGCCAGGCGAGTTGCATAAGCTTTGGAAGTCCTACAATCCTGGCTCCTATCACATGGAATATGGTTTTTCCTGTATGGGCTATGAGATTGCAGGGGCCATGGGCATCAAGATGGCCCAGCCAGAGCGGGATGTGATCTGCTTTACCGGTGACGGAACCTACATGATGGCCAACTCCGAGCTGGCAACGGCTGTCATGATGGGCATCAATTTCACCATCGTTGTAACCGACAACCGTGGCTATGGTTGTATCAACCGCCTGCAAATGGGTTGTGGTGGAGCAGAGTTCAACAATTTGCTGGATCATACGATCCATGAAAATCCAAGCGCTATCAATTTCGCCCAGCATGCTGCTTCCATGGGCGCCAAGTCTGTTCATGTTTCCAGCATCAATGAGCTGGAAGAGGAGTTGGCGAGCAGAAAAGAACCGGGCGTGAAGGTTATCGTGATTGATACCGATCCATATCCGAGCACCGAGGCTGGCGGCTATTGGTGGGATGTGGCAGTGCCCGAGGTATCTGAACGTGAGGAAGTTCAGCAAGCGCGAGCAGCCTATTTGCATTCTCTTGCTTCGCGAAACTAA
- a CDS encoding methyl-accepting chemotaxis protein, whose product MQVTIAKRLYFLVGIFFLGLAAVVASLNMEAASYLRDQKAAELKSLVAAAHSVIKSKDAEYKAGNLTLEEAQSQAAEAVRAMRYRGKEYFWINDLESNMIMHAAKPKLQGKNLATLKDVNGVAIFPSFIKTVKANGEGFVGYMWPKAGSEVPVDKLSFVKGYMPWGWIVGTGVYMDDLEAILWNSTQLAVLSGLIVMLICAAVAWFTLRQIVPPLEKLKSVMANLAAGRKIDEIPAIERNDELGEMARTVETFRQMTEERHRLSAEQEESQSKQDLRQQEMDQLINHFRSEAERELQTVTTNMNRMRETAGNLTNLSQSTASRSSQAREAATLASSNVQTVAAASEEFSASISEIGRQVEQATTAVNTAMVTTGNANERVASLAQSAQEIGDVVSLIRDIAEQTNLLALNATIEAARAGEMGKGFAVVASEVKELATQTSKATEEISRQIGSIQDSTKEAVQSIDEIGTTIEQVNNFTTSISSAVQQQNMATSEIASSIQEAAQGTQVVSQDIEVVSNSVSDTNTAVDEVNSVSSDVDQCAKGLAETVDQFLKKVAAA is encoded by the coding sequence ATGCAAGTTACGATCGCCAAGAGACTTTATTTTCTGGTAGGAATTTTCTTTTTGGGACTGGCCGCAGTGGTCGCTTCTCTGAATATGGAAGCGGCATCTTACTTGCGAGACCAGAAAGCTGCAGAACTTAAAAGCCTTGTTGCCGCAGCACATAGTGTTATAAAATCCAAGGATGCCGAATATAAAGCTGGCAACTTGACCTTGGAAGAAGCGCAAAGTCAGGCTGCGGAAGCTGTTCGGGCCATGCGCTATCGGGGCAAGGAATATTTCTGGATCAATGATCTGGAGAGCAACATGATCATGCATGCAGCAAAGCCAAAGCTGCAAGGCAAAAATCTGGCAACTCTGAAGGATGTAAACGGCGTTGCAATTTTCCCGAGTTTCATCAAGACCGTCAAGGCAAACGGTGAAGGTTTTGTTGGCTATATGTGGCCCAAAGCTGGGAGCGAGGTACCTGTTGACAAGCTCTCATTTGTAAAAGGTTATATGCCTTGGGGCTGGATTGTTGGTACTGGCGTTTACATGGATGATCTTGAAGCCATTCTTTGGAACAGCACTCAACTGGCTGTTCTTTCAGGTTTGATTGTGATGCTGATTTGTGCAGCTGTTGCTTGGTTTACTCTCCGACAGATTGTGCCTCCACTTGAAAAATTGAAATCCGTTATGGCCAATCTGGCAGCTGGCCGCAAGATTGATGAAATTCCTGCCATTGAGCGCAATGATGAATTGGGCGAAATGGCACGAACGGTTGAAACCTTCCGGCAAATGACAGAAGAGCGCCATCGTCTGAGCGCTGAGCAGGAAGAAAGCCAATCAAAGCAGGATCTGCGTCAGCAGGAGATGGACCAGCTGATAAACCATTTCCGCTCAGAGGCCGAGAGGGAATTGCAAACGGTTACCACCAATATGAATCGCATGCGCGAGACTGCAGGTAATCTGACCAATCTCTCACAATCCACTGCATCACGATCTTCTCAGGCGCGCGAAGCTGCAACATTGGCTTCCTCCAATGTGCAGACGGTCGCTGCCGCCAGCGAAGAGTTTTCTGCCTCTATTTCCGAGATTGGCCGCCAGGTGGAACAGGCGACCACCGCTGTGAATACAGCTATGGTGACGACAGGTAATGCCAATGAGCGCGTCGCAAGCCTTGCACAATCTGCTCAGGAAATTGGTGATGTTGTCTCACTGATCCGAGATATTGCCGAACAAACCAATCTGTTGGCCTTGAACGCCACTATCGAAGCAGCGCGTGCTGGTGAAATGGGCAAAGGTTTCGCGGTGGTTGCGTCTGAGGTGAAGGAACTGGCAACTCAGACATCGAAAGCAACCGAGGAAATCTCCCGACAGATTGGTAGTATTCAGGATTCCACCAAGGAAGCGGTTCAATCCATTGATGAGATTGGCACCACAATCGAGCAGGTAAACAATTTCACGACCTCCATCTCTTCTGCTGTCCAACAGCAGAATATGGCAACGTCCGAGATTGCGTCTTCCATTCAGGAAGCAGCACAAGGCACGCAAGTCGTCAGCCAGGATATCGAGGTCGTCTCCAACTCGGTAAGTGATACCAACACAGCCGTGGATGAAGTGAATTCCGTCTCATCCGATGTTGACCAATGTGCCAAAGGGCTGGCTGAAACAGTTGATCAATTCCTCAAAAAAGTGGCGGCAGCCTGA
- a CDS encoding MFS transporter — MNSEDREFLVIIALLMATSVLAINMILPAFDQITRHFNLPDTAQVGLTVSLLYAGLAFGQMVFGPLSDSIGRKRTLTIGIGLFLAGCALSGAADTFEMLILGQIFQGFGLGAPRVLTLAILRDRFSGASMASAMSFVMVMFVLAPTFAPFIGQIIVDASMWRVLFIAFAMMGTGLLLLIWLRLPETLPSHRRQVISLHSSYLSYLDVLKSRKAVGHAIALGVISGPFIAYLNMSQQIFEFQYALGTFYPIIFAALSLCIGAASFLNGKIVLHIGPSFLVILAMATIVTTSIIATIVLIMTGTSLPLLIFIAYIGIILFCFGLLVSNLNALAMADLADNAGAGAALVGALSTIISIPVAVLIGHFASQMTQPIVIGFLICGILSWSIHMFVDRKICI, encoded by the coding sequence ATGAATTCGGAAGATCGTGAATTTCTGGTGATCATTGCCCTTCTGATGGCAACATCCGTTCTTGCAATCAACATGATCCTTCCCGCTTTCGACCAGATAACACGCCATTTCAACTTGCCAGATACAGCGCAGGTCGGATTGACCGTTTCACTTCTTTATGCAGGCTTGGCATTTGGCCAAATGGTTTTTGGTCCTCTGTCAGATAGCATCGGACGCAAGAGGACCCTCACTATCGGTATTGGGCTGTTTCTGGCAGGATGTGCGCTCTCGGGCGCCGCCGACACTTTCGAGATGTTGATATTGGGCCAGATCTTCCAGGGCTTCGGCCTCGGAGCTCCACGTGTTCTTACGCTCGCCATTTTAAGAGATCGTTTTTCCGGTGCCTCCATGGCAAGTGCCATGTCTTTCGTTATGGTCATGTTTGTCTTGGCACCAACTTTTGCACCTTTCATCGGCCAGATCATTGTCGATGCGAGTATGTGGAGGGTGCTTTTCATTGCCTTTGCAATGATGGGAACAGGTCTGCTGCTGCTGATTTGGCTGCGGCTTCCAGAAACCTTGCCTTCCCATCGACGTCAGGTCATCAGCCTGCACTCAAGCTATTTGTCATATCTCGATGTTCTCAAGTCCAGAAAAGCGGTCGGACACGCCATTGCACTAGGGGTCATATCCGGACCTTTCATTGCCTATTTGAATATGTCGCAACAGATATTCGAGTTTCAGTATGCTCTTGGAACCTTCTATCCAATCATTTTTGCCGCCTTGTCCTTATGCATCGGAGCTGCGTCTTTTTTGAATGGAAAAATCGTGCTCCATATAGGGCCAAGCTTTCTTGTCATATTAGCCATGGCGACCATTGTCACGACCTCAATAATCGCGACTATTGTGCTGATCATGACCGGTACAAGTCTACCGCTTTTGATATTCATTGCCTATATCGGCATAATTCTGTTTTGTTTCGGTCTGTTGGTGAGCAATCTCAATGCACTTGCCATGGCTGATCTTGCAGACAATGCCGGGGCTGGCGCGGCACTTGTTGGTGCTCTATCGACTATTATCTCAATTCCGGTTGCAGTTCTTATTGGACATTTTGCCTCCCAAATGACACAGCCAATTGTGATCGGCTTCTTAATTTGTGGGATCCTGTCTTGGTCGATACATATGTTTGTGGACCGCAAAATTTGCATATAG
- a CDS encoding MAPEG family protein: MTDLHWLAATCLMVAFFWLPYVLNRMGVLGILGAMGNPDPNDKPLSKWAARARAAHYNATENLALFAPLVLIANALALSGTMTLLMAQLFFAARLAHFVVYTAGIPVARTLAFAAGWIATLGVAGVILGFLS, translated from the coding sequence ATGACGGACTTACACTGGCTTGCTGCAACCTGCCTCATGGTTGCATTCTTCTGGCTTCCTTACGTACTCAATCGCATGGGCGTGCTAGGCATTCTTGGGGCGATGGGCAATCCGGACCCGAATGACAAGCCATTATCAAAATGGGCTGCACGAGCACGAGCCGCTCACTATAATGCAACAGAAAATCTTGCTCTTTTCGCTCCGCTGGTTTTAATCGCAAATGCTTTGGCACTGTCCGGTACGATGACCTTATTGATGGCGCAACTCTTCTTTGCCGCCCGTCTTGCCCATTTTGTGGTTTATACCGCCGGTATTCCTGTTGCCCGAACCTTGGCTTTTGCTGCTGGATGGATCGCAACACTCGGTGTTGCAGGCGTTATTCTTGGCTTCTTGAGCTAA
- a CDS encoding hexameric tyrosine-coordinated heme protein — MSWLPSLITETPEEGFEIAIKLSRMGVKKTQPDDDARKRMRAIYENDADSLTMVSHVIATNFQTVAAANNYWK, encoded by the coding sequence ATGTCCTGGCTACCATCGCTTATCACCGAGACCCCGGAAGAAGGCTTTGAAATTGCGATCAAGCTTTCCCGTATGGGCGTCAAGAAAACACAACCTGATGATGATGCGCGGAAAAGAATGCGGGCAATTTATGAGAATGATGCCGATAGCTTGACCATGGTATCACATGTCATCGCTACGAATTTTCAAACCGTAGCAGCCGCAAACAACTATTGGAAATGA